One window of Microbacterium sediminis genomic DNA carries:
- the rpsT gene encoding 30S ribosomal protein S20 encodes MANIKSQIKRNKTNEKARERNKAVKTELKSLVRKTREAIAAGEKEAATAALAKASKKLDKAVSKGVIHKNQAANRKSAIAKQVAAL; translated from the coding sequence GTGGCAAACATCAAGTCGCAGATCAAGCGCAACAAGACCAACGAGAAGGCCCGCGAGCGCAACAAGGCGGTCAAGACCGAGCTGAAGTCGCTCGTCCGCAAGACGCGTGAGGCCATCGCCGCCGGCGAGAAGGAGGCGGCGACCGCCGCTCTCGCGAAGGCGTCGAAGAAGCTCGACAAGGCCGTCAGCAAGGGCGTCATCCACAAGAACCAGGCGGCGAACCGCAAGTCGGCCATCGCCAAGCAGGTCGCGGCGCTCTGA
- a CDS encoding ABC transporter ATP-binding protein, whose amino-acid sequence MTAVDPNAAPALSFTDLNVRFATEGGLVHAVKGLSLDVKPGEVVALVGESGSGKSVTSTAAMGLLPANAVVTGEARVGGVNVVGLPQDKIRAMRATEIAMIFQEPMTALNPVLSIETQLVETFELHDVAYGADAVDRAIELLRLVGIPEPEKRIKQYPHQFSGGQRQRIVIAIAISLRPKVIIADEPTTALDVTVQAEILDLLRRLKDELDSGILLITHNMGVVADLADRVAVMFRGSLVETGPVQDVLTNPQHPYTKKLLAAVPRLENVELVTGHGDEAPVAGRELVLRAEDVAIEYHMRGKRFRAVEGVSFDLAKNEILGIVGESGSGKSTIAKAVLGLIPVADGTLAVHGEDLASISRRRAKAVRRRIGVVFQDPAASLDPRFPIGDVLMEPMVIHRVGTKSSRLERAHELLDAVRLPRDVVNRYPHELSGGQRQRVSLARALMLKPELLIADEPTSALDVSVQAAVLEMIKELQQEYAFACLFVSHDLAVVDLLADHVLVMKDGHMVEHGTTSSVLHHPQADYTKRLLAAAPVPDPAEQRERREARRALLASL is encoded by the coding sequence ATGACCGCCGTCGATCCGAACGCGGCACCCGCGCTCTCGTTCACCGACCTGAACGTGCGCTTCGCCACCGAGGGCGGGCTCGTGCACGCCGTGAAGGGCCTCTCGCTCGACGTGAAGCCCGGCGAGGTCGTGGCACTGGTGGGCGAGTCCGGTTCGGGCAAGTCGGTCACCTCGACCGCCGCCATGGGCCTGCTCCCCGCCAACGCGGTCGTGACCGGCGAGGCCCGTGTGGGCGGCGTCAACGTCGTCGGCCTCCCGCAGGACAAGATCCGCGCGATGCGGGCCACGGAGATCGCGATGATCTTCCAGGAGCCGATGACGGCACTCAACCCGGTGCTCTCCATCGAGACGCAGCTCGTCGAGACCTTCGAGCTGCACGACGTCGCGTACGGCGCTGACGCGGTCGATCGCGCCATCGAGCTGCTGCGCCTGGTGGGCATCCCCGAGCCCGAGAAGCGGATCAAGCAGTACCCGCACCAGTTCTCGGGCGGTCAGCGCCAGCGCATCGTCATCGCGATCGCCATCTCGCTGCGCCCCAAGGTGATCATCGCCGACGAGCCGACCACGGCCCTCGACGTGACCGTGCAGGCCGAGATCCTCGACCTCCTGCGCCGCCTGAAGGACGAGCTCGACTCGGGCATCCTGCTCATCACGCACAACATGGGCGTCGTCGCCGACCTCGCCGATCGCGTGGCGGTGATGTTCCGCGGCAGCCTCGTGGAGACGGGGCCCGTGCAGGACGTGCTCACCAATCCGCAGCACCCGTACACGAAGAAGCTGCTGGCCGCCGTGCCGCGCCTCGAGAACGTCGAGCTCGTCACCGGGCACGGCGACGAGGCTCCCGTGGCCGGGCGCGAGCTCGTGCTGCGCGCCGAGGACGTGGCGATCGAGTACCACATGCGCGGCAAGCGGTTCCGCGCCGTGGAGGGCGTCTCGTTCGACCTGGCGAAGAACGAGATCCTCGGCATCGTGGGCGAGTCCGGATCGGGCAAGTCGACGATCGCCAAGGCCGTGCTCGGACTCATCCCCGTCGCCGACGGCACGCTCGCCGTGCACGGCGAGGATCTCGCGTCGATCTCGCGCCGCCGCGCGAAGGCCGTGCGCCGGCGCATCGGCGTGGTGTTCCAGGACCCCGCGGCCTCGCTCGACCCCCGCTTCCCGATCGGCGACGTGCTCATGGAGCCGATGGTGATCCACCGCGTGGGAACCAAGTCCTCCCGGCTGGAGCGCGCGCACGAGCTGCTCGATGCCGTGCGGCTGCCGCGCGACGTGGTGAACCGCTACCCGCACGAGCTCTCGGGCGGTCAGCGCCAGCGCGTCTCGCTCGCACGGGCGCTCATGCTCAAGCCGGAGCTGCTCATCGCCGACGAGCCGACCTCGGCGCTCGACGTCTCGGTGCAGGCCGCGGTGCTCGAGATGATCAAGGAGCTGCAGCAGGAGTACGCGTTCGCGTGCCTGTTCGTGAGCCACGATCTGGCCGTGGTTGACCTGCTCGCCGACCACGTGCTCGTCATGAAGGACGGCCACATGGTGGAGCACGGCACCACGAGCAGCGTGCTGCACCACCCGCAGGCCGACTACACCAAGCGCCTGCTGGCGGCCGCCCCCGTGCCGGACCCGGCCGAGCAGCGCGAGCGCCGCGAGGCCCGACGCGCCCTGCTCGCCTCGCTGTAG
- a CDS encoding M18 family aminopeptidase, producing the protein MTPSVPAEARAHVDDLAAFVQASPSSYHAAAETVRRLTEAGFAELSERDAWTIAPGGRYVIARDGSVIAFVVPEGAGPLTPFTIVGAHTDSPGFKLKPKPTVIGAGGWWQLGWEVYGGPLLNSWLDRELELAGRIVTLDGTEHLVRTGPLVRIPQLAVHLDRGVNDGLKLDRQRHTAPIWGLGDDESADILATLAAAAGVTADRIGGYDIVAADTQQPRVFGAGDAFFASGRLDNLLSTHAGLVAIADAHPTDAIAMFASFDHEEIGSSSRSGAAGPFLEDVLGRIGAALGGTADDRARAFAASFHVSSDVGHSVHPNYPEKHDPVNHPIAGGGPILKINAVQRYATDAHGAAVWMAACEAAGVPTQEFVSHNDVPCGSTIGPIAATRLGIRTVDVGVPILSMHSARELTAVLDPWYLARAMGAVLAR; encoded by the coding sequence ATGACCCCCTCCGTGCCTGCCGAAGCCCGCGCCCACGTCGACGATCTCGCCGCCTTCGTCCAGGCGTCCCCGTCGTCGTACCACGCCGCCGCCGAGACGGTGAGGCGCCTGACGGAGGCCGGGTTCGCCGAGCTGAGCGAGCGCGACGCGTGGACGATCGCTCCCGGCGGCCGCTACGTGATCGCGCGGGACGGATCCGTCATCGCGTTCGTCGTGCCCGAGGGCGCCGGCCCGCTCACGCCGTTCACGATCGTGGGCGCCCACACCGACTCCCCCGGCTTCAAGCTCAAGCCGAAGCCGACCGTGATCGGCGCCGGCGGCTGGTGGCAGCTCGGCTGGGAGGTGTACGGCGGCCCGCTGCTGAACTCGTGGCTGGACCGCGAGCTCGAGCTCGCCGGGCGCATCGTGACGCTCGACGGCACCGAGCACCTCGTGCGCACGGGGCCGCTCGTGCGCATCCCGCAGTTGGCCGTGCACCTGGACCGGGGCGTGAACGACGGCCTCAAGCTCGACCGGCAGCGCCACACCGCGCCGATCTGGGGCCTCGGCGACGACGAGAGCGCCGACATCCTCGCCACCCTCGCCGCCGCGGCGGGCGTGACGGCCGATCGCATCGGCGGCTACGACATCGTGGCGGCCGACACGCAGCAGCCCCGCGTCTTCGGCGCCGGCGACGCGTTCTTCGCCTCGGGACGCCTCGACAACCTGCTCTCCACGCACGCGGGCCTCGTCGCGATCGCCGACGCGCACCCGACCGACGCAATCGCGATGTTCGCGAGCTTCGACCACGAGGAGATCGGCAGCAGCTCGCGCTCCGGTGCCGCCGGCCCGTTCCTCGAGGACGTGCTCGGCCGCATCGGCGCGGCGCTGGGCGGCACCGCGGACGACCGGGCGCGCGCGTTCGCGGCGTCGTTCCACGTCTCCAGCGACGTGGGCCACTCGGTGCACCCGAACTACCCGGAGAAGCACGACCCGGTCAATCACCCGATCGCCGGCGGCGGCCCGATCCTGAAGATCAACGCGGTGCAGCGCTACGCCACCGACGCGCACGGGGCCGCGGTCTGGATGGCGGCGTGCGAGGCCGCCGGCGTGCCCACGCAGGAGTTCGTCTCGCACAACGACGTGCCGTGCGGGTCGACCATCGGCCCGATCGCCGCGACGCGCCTCGGCATCCGCACGGTCGACGTGGGCGTGCCGATCCTCTCCATGCACTCCGCCCGCGAGCTCACGGCCGTCCTCGACCCCTGGTACCTGGCGCGCGCGATGGGCGCGGTCCTGGCGCGCTGA
- a CDS encoding ComEA family DNA-binding protein — translation MSDDLEAYRAPARARLGIGAAVALVLAIAAVAIGFSVWRGVSSPVDVVEEQAASPTPGVTVAAGELYVHVSGAVRAPGLYVLPAGARVVDAIAAAGGAAEGAALEGVNLARPLSDGEQLAVPTADELAQAPPPDGAAGASGAGGAGAGGGAGAGAGVVNINTADAAALEALPRIGPALAERIVAWREENGPFGAIDDLLAIEGIGPKVLEALRDQVTL, via the coding sequence ATGTCCGACGATCTCGAGGCCTACCGCGCGCCCGCGCGGGCCCGGCTGGGGATCGGCGCCGCGGTGGCGCTCGTGCTGGCGATCGCCGCCGTCGCGATCGGCTTCTCCGTGTGGCGGGGCGTGTCCTCGCCGGTGGACGTCGTCGAGGAGCAGGCGGCCTCGCCGACGCCGGGCGTGACCGTCGCGGCCGGGGAGCTCTACGTTCACGTCTCCGGTGCTGTCCGCGCGCCGGGCCTGTACGTGCTGCCCGCCGGCGCGCGCGTGGTCGATGCGATCGCGGCCGCCGGGGGAGCGGCCGAGGGTGCCGCGCTCGAGGGGGTGAATCTGGCGCGCCCGCTCTCCGACGGCGAGCAGCTCGCGGTGCCGACGGCCGATGAGCTCGCGCAGGCGCCGCCGCCGGACGGCGCCGCGGGTGCGAGCGGCGCCGGCGGGGCGGGCGCGGGCGGCGGGGCGGGCGCGGGCGCCGGCGTGGTCAACATCAACACGGCCGACGCCGCCGCGCTGGAGGCGCTGCCGCGGATCGGGCCGGCGCTGGCGGAGCGGATCGTGGCCTGGCGCGAGGAGAACGGCCCCTTCGGCGCGATCGACGACCTGCTCGCCATCGAGGGCATCGGCCCGAAGGTGCTCGAGGCGCTGCGCGACCAGGTGACGCTGTGA
- a CDS encoding alpha/beta fold hydrolase — MPAQVVLVHGIRTSATMWRAQVSHLQERGVDVHAIDLPGHGSRIDERWSLEEAIGSIDRAVTAAAEKGPVVLAGHSLGGILSTAYVGRPGAAPPVAAFVAFSCTALPRGATLSAYRFVTRSFNRLPRNGRWFVERALDAQLPLETRYDFGAGGYSLTQEDIALGSLRDLDMVRALTRLQRRSMPVWFVNGEWDQLRVNERLFTRLVPRAELILVRRSTHLVTVMRPRVANAAIDLALASASASAAGSDGTG; from the coding sequence GTGCCGGCCCAGGTCGTGCTCGTCCACGGCATCCGCACGTCCGCCACGATGTGGCGCGCCCAGGTGTCGCACCTGCAGGAGCGCGGGGTCGACGTGCACGCGATCGATCTTCCCGGCCACGGCTCCCGCATCGACGAGCGATGGTCGCTGGAGGAGGCGATCGGATCGATCGATCGGGCCGTGACGGCCGCCGCCGAGAAGGGCCCGGTCGTCCTCGCGGGCCACTCGCTCGGCGGGATCCTCTCGACCGCATACGTGGGCCGGCCGGGGGCGGCGCCGCCCGTTGCCGCGTTCGTGGCGTTCTCGTGCACGGCGCTCCCCCGCGGCGCCACGCTGAGCGCCTACCGCTTCGTCACGCGCAGCTTCAATCGCCTGCCGCGCAACGGCCGCTGGTTCGTGGAGCGCGCCCTCGACGCGCAGCTGCCGTTGGAGACGCGGTACGACTTCGGCGCGGGCGGCTACTCGCTCACGCAGGAGGACATCGCGCTCGGGTCGCTGCGCGATCTGGACATGGTGAGGGCCCTCACGCGCCTGCAGCGGCGGTCGATGCCGGTGTGGTTCGTCAACGGCGAGTGGGATCAGCTGCGCGTCAACGAGCGGCTGTTCACCCGGCTTGTGCCGCGTGCCGAGCTGATCCTCGTGCGCCGCTCCACCCATCTGGTCACGGTGATGCGCCCGCGGGTGGCGAATGCCGCGATCGATCTCGCCCTCGCCTCGGCCTCCGCGTCGGCCGCCGGATCGGACGGCACAGGATGA
- a CDS encoding App1 family protein, with amino-acid sequence MPSPEPREKIHWIAKLEGRFHGLRERLARRSGRKPTVVPFAGYGGEDWVRVLGRVLIVPPRKHGPDGEPASVRGWRSFLGIPVGFAPVAITIGGVTHDVVTDRGGVIDVVLPARLEPGWQVFQLSVEGGATVEGRAFIVAADVRFGVVSDVDDTVMVTALPRPLLAAWNSFVVDEHARQPVPGMAVLLERLSRTNAGSPIIYLSTGAWNVAPTLTRFLERHLFPSGSMLLTDWGPTHDRWFRSGKEHKLTNLRRLAEEFPQIEWLLIGDDGQHDDEIYTTFTREYPSSVAGVAIRRLSPAQAVLAGGRTAVDDHTAAGVPWVTGDDGAGLAERLEDVGLLR; translated from the coding sequence ATGCCTTCTCCCGAACCCCGCGAGAAGATCCACTGGATCGCCAAGCTCGAGGGACGCTTCCACGGCCTCCGCGAACGCCTCGCGCGTCGCTCGGGCCGCAAACCCACCGTCGTTCCCTTCGCCGGCTACGGCGGCGAGGACTGGGTGCGCGTGCTGGGCCGCGTGCTCATCGTGCCGCCCCGCAAGCACGGCCCCGACGGCGAGCCGGCCAGCGTGCGCGGCTGGCGCTCGTTCCTGGGCATCCCCGTCGGCTTCGCGCCGGTGGCGATCACGATCGGCGGCGTCACGCACGACGTCGTGACCGACCGCGGCGGCGTCATCGACGTCGTGCTGCCGGCGCGACTGGAGCCGGGCTGGCAGGTGTTCCAGCTGTCGGTCGAGGGCGGCGCCACCGTCGAGGGGCGCGCGTTCATCGTCGCCGCCGACGTGCGCTTCGGGGTGGTCAGCGACGTGGACGACACCGTCATGGTCACGGCCCTGCCGCGCCCCCTGCTGGCCGCCTGGAACTCGTTCGTCGTCGACGAGCACGCCCGCCAGCCGGTGCCGGGCATGGCCGTGCTGCTCGAGCGGCTGTCGCGGACGAACGCCGGCAGCCCGATCATCTACCTCTCCACCGGCGCCTGGAACGTGGCGCCCACGCTCACGCGCTTCCTGGAGCGCCACCTGTTCCCCTCCGGCTCGATGCTCCTCACCGACTGGGGCCCCACGCACGACCGCTGGTTCCGCAGCGGCAAGGAGCACAAGCTCACCAACCTGCGCCGCCTCGCCGAGGAGTTCCCGCAGATCGAGTGGCTGCTCATCGGCGACGACGGCCAGCACGACGACGAGATCTACACGACGTTCACGCGCGAATACCCCTCGTCGGTGGCGGGCGTCGCGATCCGGCGCCTCTCGCCCGCGCAGGCGGTGCTGGCCGGCGGTCGCACCGCGGTCGACGACCACACCGCGGCCGGCGTGCCGTGGGTGACGGGCGACGACGGCGCGGGGCTGGCCGAGCGGCTCGAGGATGTCGGTCTGCTGCGCTGA
- the leuS gene encoding leucine--tRNA ligase — translation MSQTTVTETAHDPHAIQAKWQAYWAENGTFLAGGDDDTRPRKYVLAMFPYPSGDLHMGHAENYLYSDIVARFWRHRGYNVLNPIGWDSFGLPAENAAIQRGADPREWTYENIAQQRESMKAYGVSFDWSRVLHTSDPDYYRWNQWLFQQLHERGLAYRKESPVNWCPNDQTVLANEQVVDGQCDRCGATVVKKKLTQWYFKITDYADRLLDDLNQLEGFWPTKVLQMQRNWIGRSVGADIDFAIEGRDEKVTVFSTRPDTLYGATFMVVAPDSDLAAELAAGASAEVRMRFQDYLEQTQKQTEIERQATDREKTGVFLDRYAIHPLTGERLPIWAADYVLADYGHGAVMAVPAHDQRDLDFARKFDLPVKVVVDTTAPITGAMPVIELDEDGVPIDVPLPSPAETGEALTGEGRMINSGPLDGLSKRNAIARVIEQLEAAGAGRAAKQYRLRDWLISRQRFWGTPIPMIHTEDGRIVPVPDEQLPVRLPEARDIDLKPKGSSPLGAATGWVETTDPETGAPARRDPDTMDTFVDSSWYFLRFLSPGNAEKAFDPKDALRWAPVDTYVGGVEHAILHLLYARFITKVLFDMGLVDFTEPFSSLINQGMVILDGAKMSKSKGNLVLFSDELDAHGADALRVALAFAGPVEDDKDWKDVSTTGAQKFLARALRVAADVTSEKDVVWAEGDQALRRVTHRLLADAPVLIEQTKFNVVVARLMELVNAIRKTIDAGAGAGAGAGAADPAVREAAEVTAMVLDLFAPHTAEEMWEQLGYEPSVGLVPWRSADPALLVEDEVTAVVQINGKVRAQLQVPAKIDSTALEALARSDERVLRAVGDGQIVKAIVRAPKIVSLVVK, via the coding sequence GTGTCGCAGACCACCGTCACCGAGACCGCTCACGACCCGCACGCCATCCAGGCGAAGTGGCAGGCGTACTGGGCGGAGAACGGCACGTTCCTTGCGGGCGGCGACGACGACACCCGGCCCCGCAAGTACGTGCTGGCGATGTTCCCGTACCCGTCGGGCGACCTGCACATGGGTCACGCCGAGAACTACCTCTACAGCGACATCGTCGCCCGGTTCTGGCGGCACCGCGGCTACAACGTGCTCAACCCCATCGGCTGGGACTCCTTCGGCCTGCCCGCCGAGAACGCGGCGATCCAGCGCGGCGCCGATCCGCGTGAGTGGACCTACGAGAACATCGCCCAGCAACGCGAGTCGATGAAGGCCTACGGCGTCTCGTTCGACTGGTCGCGGGTGCTGCACACGAGCGATCCCGACTACTACCGCTGGAACCAGTGGCTGTTCCAGCAGCTGCACGAGCGCGGCCTGGCGTACCGCAAGGAGAGCCCGGTCAACTGGTGTCCCAACGACCAGACGGTGCTCGCCAACGAGCAGGTCGTCGACGGCCAGTGCGACCGCTGCGGCGCCACGGTCGTGAAGAAGAAGCTCACGCAGTGGTACTTCAAGATCACCGACTACGCCGATCGCCTGCTCGACGACCTGAACCAGCTCGAGGGCTTCTGGCCGACCAAGGTGCTGCAGATGCAGCGCAACTGGATCGGTCGCTCGGTGGGTGCGGACATCGACTTCGCGATCGAGGGCCGTGACGAGAAGGTCACGGTGTTCTCCACGCGCCCCGACACGCTGTACGGGGCGACGTTCATGGTCGTCGCCCCCGACTCCGACCTGGCCGCCGAGCTGGCCGCCGGTGCGTCGGCGGAGGTGCGCATGCGGTTCCAGGACTACCTGGAGCAGACGCAGAAGCAGACCGAGATCGAGCGCCAGGCGACCGACCGCGAGAAGACCGGCGTCTTCCTCGACCGCTACGCGATCCACCCGCTCACGGGCGAGCGCCTGCCGATCTGGGCGGCGGACTACGTGCTGGCCGACTACGGCCACGGCGCCGTGATGGCCGTCCCCGCCCACGACCAGCGCGACCTCGACTTCGCCCGGAAGTTCGATCTGCCGGTCAAGGTGGTCGTCGACACCACCGCGCCGATCACGGGCGCGATGCCGGTGATCGAGCTCGACGAGGACGGCGTGCCGATCGACGTGCCGCTGCCCAGCCCCGCCGAGACCGGCGAGGCGCTCACGGGCGAGGGCCGCATGATCAACTCGGGTCCGCTCGACGGGCTGAGCAAGCGCAACGCGATCGCGCGCGTCATCGAGCAGCTGGAGGCGGCCGGCGCCGGCCGCGCCGCCAAGCAGTACCGCCTGCGCGACTGGCTCATCTCGCGCCAGCGCTTCTGGGGCACGCCGATCCCGATGATCCACACCGAGGACGGCCGCATTGTGCCGGTCCCCGACGAGCAGCTGCCCGTGCGCCTGCCCGAGGCGCGCGACATCGACCTGAAGCCGAAGGGCTCCTCGCCGCTCGGCGCGGCGACGGGCTGGGTCGAGACGACCGACCCGGAGACCGGCGCGCCCGCGCGGCGCGATCCCGACACGATGGACACGTTCGTGGACTCGTCGTGGTACTTCCTGCGCTTCCTCTCGCCGGGGAACGCGGAGAAGGCGTTCGACCCGAAGGACGCGCTGCGCTGGGCGCCGGTGGACACCTACGTCGGCGGCGTCGAGCACGCGATCCTGCACCTGCTGTACGCCCGCTTCATCACCAAGGTCCTGTTCGACATGGGCCTGGTGGACTTCACGGAGCCGTTCTCGAGCCTGATCAACCAGGGCATGGTGATCCTCGACGGCGCGAAGATGTCGAAGTCGAAGGGCAACCTCGTGCTCTTCAGCGACGAGCTCGACGCGCACGGCGCGGACGCGCTGCGCGTGGCGCTCGCCTTCGCGGGCCCGGTGGAGGACGACAAGGACTGGAAGGACGTCTCGACCACGGGCGCCCAGAAGTTCCTGGCGCGCGCCCTGCGCGTCGCCGCCGACGTGACGAGCGAGAAGGACGTCGTCTGGGCGGAGGGCGACCAGGCGCTGCGCCGCGTCACCCACCGCCTGCTCGCCGACGCCCCGGTGCTCATCGAGCAGACGAAGTTCAACGTCGTCGTCGCCCGCCTGATGGAGCTCGTCAACGCGATCCGCAAGACGATCGACGCGGGCGCGGGCGCGGGCGCGGGCGCGGGCGCCGCCGATCCGGCCGTGCGCGAGGCCGCGGAGGTCACGGCCATGGTGCTCGACCTGTTCGCGCCGCACACGGCCGAGGAGATGTGGGAGCAGCTGGGCTACGAGCCCTCGGTGGGCCTGGTGCCGTGGCGCTCGGCCGACCCGGCGCTGCTCGTCGAGGACGAGGTCACCGCGGTCGTGCAGATCAACGGCAAGGTGCGCGCGCAGCTGCAGGTGCCGGCGAAGATCGACTCGACGGCGCTGGAGGCGCTGGCCCGCTCGGACGAGCGCGTGCTGCGCGCGGTCGGCGACGGCCAGATCGTCAAGGCCATCGTCCGCGCGCCGAAGATCGTCAGCCTCGTCGTGAAGTGA
- a CDS encoding DedA family protein — MNDALTAILDAVQSVDPVLRTVLAAVAIALETSVLVGLIVPGDTIVIVAATGVDGVPQAIILGVSVVLGALVGESVGYALGRWLGPHIRHSWLGRRIGERNWERSERYLRKRGGLAIFLSRFLPVLHSLVPLTVGMTGYPYRRFIAWTLPACTLWAGIYVTIAAAAADSYRELADRAHWIGYVFVAAIAVFLLFAWLVKHLLYRAEQRHMEADAVEHPEAPDESPRQA, encoded by the coding sequence CTGAACGACGCGCTGACCGCGATCCTCGACGCGGTCCAGAGCGTGGATCCCGTGCTCCGGACCGTGCTGGCCGCCGTCGCGATCGCCCTCGAGACGAGCGTGCTCGTCGGGCTCATCGTGCCGGGCGACACCATCGTGATCGTCGCGGCCACCGGCGTCGACGGCGTGCCTCAGGCGATCATCCTCGGCGTGAGCGTCGTGCTCGGCGCGCTGGTGGGCGAGAGCGTGGGCTACGCGCTGGGCCGCTGGCTCGGCCCGCACATCCGGCACTCGTGGCTGGGGCGGCGGATCGGCGAGCGCAACTGGGAGCGCTCGGAGCGGTACCTGCGCAAGCGGGGCGGGCTGGCGATCTTCCTCTCGCGATTCCTGCCCGTGCTGCACTCGCTCGTCCCGCTCACGGTCGGCATGACCGGCTACCCGTACCGGCGCTTCATCGCGTGGACGCTGCCGGCGTGCACGCTGTGGGCCGGCATCTACGTGACGATCGCCGCGGCCGCCGCCGACTCGTACCGCGAGCTCGCCGACCGCGCGCACTGGATCGGCTACGTGTTCGTCGCCGCCATCGCGGTGTTCCTGCTGTTCGCCTGGCTGGTCAAGCACCTGCTGTACCGCGCCGAGCAGCGGCACATGGAGGCCGACGCCGTGGAGCACCCCGAAGCGCCGGACGAGTCGCCGCGGCAGGCATGA
- the holA gene encoding DNA polymerase III subunit delta — translation MPAAPARSSTGRGAGKGPAIPQLPWRNPKAAPVVLVSGPEEVCAERAISTIREQLKAEDPALEISDIRADDYTAGTLLAVSAPSLFGEPRLVRVSGVEKCSDAFLAEALAYIESPQEGATVVLRHNGATVRGKKLLDAVRAGTGGGVEVPCPAVKRDSDRYDFAAGEFQAAGKRILPAALRALTSAFADDLTELAAACQQLISDVEGDVTEQVVARYYGGRVETNSFVVADTAIAGRYGEALLTLRHALASGADPVPLVAAFAMKLRTMARVAGARGASRQVAAELGMKDWQVDRARRDLQSGWTERTLGLAIQAIARADAEVKGASRDPVFALERMVTVVATRRPFGA, via the coding sequence ATGCCAGCCGCACCCGCTCGATCGTCCACCGGCCGGGGTGCGGGCAAGGGGCCGGCGATCCCGCAGCTGCCGTGGCGCAACCCGAAGGCGGCGCCCGTCGTGCTCGTCTCCGGCCCCGAGGAGGTCTGCGCCGAGCGCGCGATCTCGACGATCCGCGAGCAGCTGAAGGCCGAGGACCCCGCGCTCGAGATCAGCGACATCCGCGCCGACGACTACACGGCCGGCACGCTGCTGGCCGTCTCTGCGCCCTCGCTGTTCGGCGAGCCCCGCCTGGTGCGGGTCAGCGGCGTCGAGAAGTGCAGCGACGCCTTCCTCGCCGAGGCGCTCGCCTACATCGAGTCGCCGCAGGAGGGCGCCACGGTCGTGCTCCGCCACAACGGGGCCACGGTGCGCGGCAAGAAGCTGCTCGACGCGGTGCGCGCCGGCACGGGCGGCGGCGTCGAGGTACCGTGCCCGGCCGTCAAGCGCGACTCCGACCGCTACGACTTCGCCGCGGGCGAGTTCCAGGCCGCCGGCAAGCGGATCCTGCCCGCCGCGCTGCGTGCGCTGACCTCGGCCTTCGCCGACGACCTCACCGAGCTTGCGGCGGCGTGCCAGCAGCTTATCTCCGACGTGGAGGGCGACGTGACCGAGCAGGTCGTCGCCCGGTACTACGGCGGGCGGGTCGAGACGAACTCGTTCGTCGTGGCCGACACGGCGATCGCGGGCCGCTACGGCGAGGCGCTGCTCACGCTCCGCCACGCCCTCGCCTCGGGCGCCGACCCCGTGCCGCTCGTGGCGGCGTTCGCGATGAAGCTGCGCACCATGGCGCGCGTGGCGGGCGCGCGCGGCGCCTCGCGGCAGGTCGCGGCCGAGCTCGGCATGAAGGACTGGCAGGTGGACCGCGCCCGCCGCGATCTGCAGTCGGGCTGGACCGAGCGCACCCTCGGCCTCGCGATCCAGGCGATCGCCCGCGCCGATGCGGAGGTCAAGGGCGCCTCGCGCGATCCCGTCTTCGCCCTGGAGCGCATGGTCACCGTGGTGGCCACCCGCCGCCCCTTCGGCGCCTGA